A region of Deinococcus rubellus DNA encodes the following proteins:
- a CDS encoding succinate dehydrogenase iron-sulfur subunit: MNINVKILRFDPEKDKKQHWESYQVEANPGDRVLDVINHVKWYLDPTLTFRRSCAHGICGSDAMLINGRNRLACKTLLQDIVKDGGTITAEPIRGLKVEKDLLVDMEPFFDAYRSIMPYFINDNPAPAAERLQSPEDAERIDQSSNCILCACCTTSCPIFWVNGSYIGPAAIVQAHRFIFDTRDAATQQRLNVMNQNTGVWRCRTAYNCTEACPRDIPITQLIEEVKRAVMYQQA, from the coding sequence ATGAACATCAATGTCAAAATCTTGCGCTTCGATCCTGAAAAGGACAAGAAGCAGCACTGGGAGAGCTATCAGGTGGAGGCCAACCCCGGTGACCGGGTGCTGGACGTCATCAACCACGTCAAGTGGTACCTCGACCCCACCCTGACCTTCCGGCGTTCCTGCGCGCACGGCATCTGCGGTTCGGACGCCATGCTGATCAATGGGCGCAATAGATTGGCCTGCAAGACCCTGCTGCAAGACATCGTGAAAGATGGCGGCACCATCACCGCCGAGCCGATTCGCGGGCTCAAGGTCGAGAAGGACCTGCTGGTCGATATGGAGCCGTTCTTCGACGCCTACCGCTCGATCATGCCGTACTTCATCAACGACAACCCCGCTCCGGCGGCCGAGCGGTTGCAGTCACCGGAGGATGCTGAGCGCATCGATCAGAGCTCCAACTGCATTCTGTGCGCCTGCTGCACCACCTCCTGCCCAATTTTCTGGGTCAACGGCAGCTATATCGGCCCAGCGGCCATCGTGCAGGCGCACCGCTTCATCTTCGACACCCGCGACGCCGCCACCCAGCAGCGCCTCAACGTGATGAACCAGAACACCGGCGTGTGGCGCTGCCGCACCGCCTACAACTGCACCGAGGCCTGCCCCCGTGACATCCCGATTACCCAGCTCATCGAGGAAGTCAAGCGCGCCGTGATGTACCAGCAAGCGTAA
- the sdhC gene encoding succinate dehydrogenase, cytochrome b556 subunit, which yields MYKGREGQWAFYLHRLSGLAILAYFLIHVISISLFVFGEKIYMAVHGGYDFILFRLALILVAAGVMYHAMNGLRIIVMDFTGKGVAYQRQLWYGVLLISIVWTVYVAFKVLPRVAAGI from the coding sequence ATGTATAAAGGCAGAGAGGGCCAGTGGGCCTTTTATCTTCACCGCCTTTCGGGTTTGGCGATTTTGGCGTATTTCCTGATTCACGTCATCAGCATCAGCCTGTTCGTGTTCGGCGAGAAAATTTATATGGCTGTACACGGCGGCTACGATTTCATTCTGTTCCGGCTGGCCCTGATCCTGGTGGCGGCGGGCGTGATGTACCACGCCATGAACGGCCTGAGAATCATCGTGATGGACTTTACCGGTAAGGGCGTGGCCTACCAGCGCCAGCTCTGGTACGGCGTGCTGCTGATCAGCATTGTCTGGACCGTCTATGTGGCGTTCAAGGTGCTGCCGCGCGTGGCGGCGGGCATCTAA
- a CDS encoding succinate dehydrogenase hydrophobic membrane anchor subunit, which yields MTIRARTMQDAREQSHTNAELNWWIFMRISGLILVFLVLGHIYMTFVQVSESDATFDAVVNKLSNPAWKFYDWLLLTLAMLHGVNGARYSIDDYVRSRPNRAWVRNTFFTVVAMIFALGTVGLFSFNPY from the coding sequence ATGACCATTCGTGCCCGCACCATGCAGGACGCCAGGGAGCAGTCTCACACCAACGCCGAACTCAACTGGTGGATTTTCATGCGGATCAGCGGCCTGATCCTGGTTTTTCTGGTGCTCGGCCACATCTACATGACCTTCGTGCAGGTCAGCGAGTCGGACGCCACCTTCGACGCGGTGGTCAACAAGCTGTCCAACCCCGCCTGGAAGTTCTACGACTGGCTGCTGCTGACGCTTGCCATGCTCCACGGCGTCAACGGCGCACGCTACAGCATCGACGACTATGTTCGCAGCCGCCCCAACCGGGCCTGGGTCAGAAACACCTTCTTCACGGTGGTCGCCATGATCTTCGCGCTCGGCACGGTGGGTCTGTTCTCGTTTAACCCGTACTGA
- the sdhA gene encoding succinate dehydrogenase flavoprotein subunit codes for MHHRYDVLVVGAGGAGLMAALYAAKGNVSVACISKLYPTRSHTGAAQGGVGAALGNIQEDHWEWHMYDTIKGGDYLTDQDAAEIFAKDVIEAVYELEHMGLPFSRTEEGKIAQRKFGGHTRDFGKAAVERSCYAKDRTGHMILQTLYQQNVKEGTMFFNEFHVLDLIIENGRCSGVVAYELSTGEIHTFHAKAVILAAGGYGRIFKITSNALTLTGDLMSIYYRKGLPLEDMEFYQFHPTGLTKLGILVTEGIRGEGGILRNKDGERFMERYAPTLKDLAPRDIVSRSIYTEIREGRGVGPDKDAVNIDLTHLPRDVIENKLSEITDLSRTYLGLDPVKDLVPIQPTAHYAMGGIPTTIDGECIADDSGSLIEGLYAAGEQACVSLHGANRLGTNSLGDLIVFGRRSGINAAKYARHVELAEMPENPEVESRALIENLKNADGSENAARIRKELQETMMNNVGIFRNGPDMEKQVEILRELRARYQHVNVQDPSQRFNSELIEALELGFMLDCAEAMTHSALNRTESRGAHDREDFHTRDDVNWLKHSMAYKDFARPGNVRIGYKPVVFKDSGDGEYESLTTYTPAEAAEFKFPPKPRTF; via the coding sequence ATGCATCATCGTTATGACGTTCTGGTGGTCGGCGCTGGTGGCGCTGGCTTAATGGCGGCCCTCTACGCGGCCAAAGGTAACGTGTCGGTTGCCTGCATTTCCAAGCTTTACCCGACCCGCTCGCACACCGGTGCGGCGCAGGGCGGGGTCGGCGCGGCCCTGGGCAACATTCAGGAAGACCACTGGGAATGGCACATGTACGACACCATCAAGGGCGGCGACTACCTGACCGATCAGGACGCCGCCGAGATCTTCGCCAAGGACGTGATCGAGGCCGTCTACGAGCTGGAGCACATGGGCCTGCCGTTCTCGCGCACCGAGGAAGGCAAGATCGCCCAGCGCAAGTTCGGCGGCCACACCCGCGACTTCGGCAAGGCTGCTGTCGAGCGCAGTTGCTACGCCAAGGACCGCACCGGCCACATGATCCTGCAGACCCTGTACCAGCAGAACGTCAAAGAAGGCACCATGTTCTTCAATGAGTTCCACGTGCTCGATCTGATCATTGAGAATGGGCGCTGCTCAGGTGTGGTGGCCTACGAACTGTCCACCGGCGAAATTCACACCTTCCATGCCAAAGCGGTGATTCTGGCGGCGGGCGGCTACGGGCGCATCTTTAAAATCACCAGTAACGCCCTGACCCTGACCGGCGACCTGATGAGCATTTATTACCGCAAGGGCCTGCCACTGGAAGATATGGAGTTTTACCAGTTCCACCCCACCGGCCTGACCAAGCTCGGCATTCTGGTCACCGAGGGCATTCGCGGTGAGGGCGGCATTCTGCGTAACAAGGACGGCGAGCGCTTCATGGAGCGCTACGCCCCGACCCTCAAGGACCTCGCGCCGCGCGACATCGTCTCGCGCAGCATCTACACCGAGATCCGTGAGGGGCGCGGCGTCGGTCCCGACAAGGACGCCGTCAACATCGACCTGACGCACCTGCCCAGAGACGTGATCGAGAACAAGCTCAGCGAGATCACCGATCTGTCGCGCACCTACCTGGGCCTCGACCCGGTGAAGGACCTGGTGCCGATTCAGCCCACTGCCCACTACGCCATGGGCGGCATTCCCACCACCATTGACGGCGAGTGCATCGCTGACGACAGCGGCTCTCTGATCGAGGGGCTGTACGCGGCGGGCGAGCAGGCCTGCGTGTCGCTGCACGGCGCGAATCGCCTCGGCACCAACTCGCTGGGTGACCTGATCGTCTTCGGACGGCGTTCGGGCATCAATGCTGCCAAGTACGCCCGTCACGTCGAGCTGGCCGAGATGCCGGAGAACCCCGAGGTGGAGTCCAGGGCCCTGATCGAGAACCTGAAGAATGCTGACGGCTCCGAGAATGCTGCGCGTATTCGCAAGGAGTTGCAGGAAACGATGATGAACAACGTCGGCATCTTTCGCAACGGCCCGGATATGGAAAAGCAGGTCGAGATTCTGCGCGAACTCAGGGCGCGCTATCAGCACGTCAATGTGCAGGACCCCTCGCAGCGCTTCAACTCGGAGCTGATCGAGGCGCTCGAGCTCGGCTTCATGCTCGACTGCGCCGAGGCGATGACCCACAGTGCTTTAAACCGCACCGAGTCGCGCGGCGCACATGACCGCGAGGATTTCCATACCCGCGACGACGTGAACTGGCTCAAGCACAGCATGGCCTACAAGGACTTTGCCCGGCCCGGCAATGTCAGAATCGGCTACAAGCCGGTGGTGTTCAAGGATTCGGGCGACGGCGAGTACGAGAGCCTGACCACCTACACTCCCGCTGAGGCCGCCGAGTTCAAGTTTCCCCCCAAGCCCCGCACCTTCTGA